CCCCATCTGTTTTCAAAGGAGATCACAGGTTTTCCAATTTTCAGACCCAGGGCAATTTCTGATAGTGTTCCGTATTCTCCGCCCACGGCAATAAGCACGTCCGAGGAATGGGCTACAATAGCATTTCTGGCATGGCCCATGTTTGTGACCACAATTATATCCACGTAAGGGTTGGCATCATCCTTCCGGGAGGTGGGCAGCAGTCCTACTGTTATACCGCCTGCATCCTTAGCACCCCTGCAGGCCGCCTCCATTACTCCTCCCAGACCCCCACAGACCAGTACGGCGTCCCGTCGGGCGATCTCCCTGCCAATCCGGAAGGCAGCATCTGCCTGCTTCTCTGTGCACGAACCGGCACCGATTACTCCTATCTGGATTTTTCTGTCTGGCATGTATTTTTATATTCGGCGCTTGGGTGATGAAATGATCATATTTGTGGGGCGGTGGAGGATATTAATCACAAGCAAATCACTTGAGTTGATTTTTTGATTTGTATTTTCATTTATTTTAAACCAACCACGATCTCCCGCATTCCATTTATTATCACCTGACCAGACATGTAATACGCCTCCTGGGGCTCCAAAACCAACAATGGAACTTGCAGGAAGGTCTATTAAACTATGGGGGATGGTAGCCCCGTTTACACTGATCATTATACTAATATCAGATACTTCGAATGAATCCCCACCCTTATGAACGAG
This genomic interval from Methanosarcinales archaeon contains the following:
- a CDS encoding type IV pilin, whose protein sequence is MECRKFDNDSGISPVIGIILIIAITLVLSVVVYATVSAYEVKEPVFASIEIESVNLSNQEVVLVHKGGDSFEVSDISIMISVNGATIPHSLIDLPASSIVGFGAPGGVLHVWSGDNKWNAGDRGWFKINENTNQKINSSDLLVINILHRPTNMIISSPKRRI
- a CDS encoding TIGR00725 family protein → MPDRKIQIGVIGAGSCTEKQADAAFRIGREIARRDAVLVCGGLGGVMEAACRGAKDAGGITVGLLPTSRKDDANPYVDIIVVTNMGHARNAIVAHSSDVLIAVGGEYGTLSEIALGLKIGKPVISFENRWGIKDIITVSGPENAVDTALKSLLQ